From Brassica napus cultivar Da-Ae unplaced genomic scaffold, Da-Ae ScsIHWf_1767;HRSCAF=2399, whole genome shotgun sequence, one genomic window encodes:
- the LOC106362715 gene encoding uncharacterized protein LOC106362715 isoform X1, whose product MHGRKKGHRRLLMLRPPSRLISTASSSSSLSLSSPSSFSKDGRRISVGDCALFKPPQDCPPFIGLIRLLVPEREGGGSFKVRVNWLYRPGELKLGKGVLLEAQPNEIFYSFHEDEIPAASLLHPCKVTFLPRGVELPSGISSFVCWRVYDVMNESIWWLTDQDYIDERQQEVDKLLCKSLQQCGCSPMLTTSQVKTGTEGMQNSSSSSSQGKGRKRERGDQGSESVKRERPSRGDDSGSGFVRKESSLKSEIAKITERGRLVDSEGVEKLVQLMLPEKNEKKTDLIGRSILASAVAATDKFDCLSRFVQLRGLSVFDEWLQEVHRRKIGDGSSPKENDRSVDEFLLILLRALDKLPVNLNALQTCNIGKSVNRLRSHKNSEIGKKARSLVDTWKKRVEAEMDAKPGRPRQSEVSHGSRHSVVSFDATKTSVSHLHPFKSVSGISDNSVKSATTSPSSTRSAPSPGTGVAVANVGQQKNTVAVHAEGGLSRSISSQRTVTFEKAEGCSNKLLVKLPKCGERGGEHEKAVNESSKIEDIVKPTSPTSGDDVKTEKGHGESHSLMNALIESCVRDSEANACVAGADDVGMNLLATVAADEMSKSPVASPSVSRVSDSLDGLPSEQADNVNLTIVEHVSSSGEQLAVVENENDSKPGDLDENSDSEIEELQRLVDQCLESNENSDDIAPTAGHTSGIGGNISDDGDSGVVSDLKTDEISETDRVADTVMRTGNSALRICKTIGISQNADSLTAEDSHLEAAGGAQVEDKPKVILSSELVNKMGEVVSVLSEFAKDRSTENVDRSMPEKLSDDNDCGGTANDRKAACTSVETSAPAECKAIVLCPKVDSLAVANSHSDVVDDNKKEQKPPVVLSSELVKETGEDVKVSSGFSKGVAAEKIDIGINHVNQTDKKNKPVTAHLDSSVTKIEVEHVEASLKSAEVGKQCATTTCADGHETEECTSVAKDVPSVSALAGSELEAGVKFDLNEAFNGDDTRKENSSNFSGSLSLTSTPLQTSRPPASITVAAAAKGAFVPRDDLLRNKPAVGWRGSAATSAFRPAEPRKVQEVASCDASTTAGKQTKTLLDFDLNVPDERVLEELPSQRFANPTNPSGVLDLDLNRLDDPADMNNHTVSSGHRVNSTFQQTNLSSGGSRDFDLNDGPAVDDVNVVESSLGFSQNSRSAQPVISGIRPGFSSWFPAVNNYSAMSIPQVLPERGSGPQRMVGPTSEVSSYTPDMCRGPVLLSSPAVSFPPSAFQYPGFPFGSSFPLSSANFSGASTPYMDSSSSGRLCFPPVNSQILGPGVAIPSNYPRPYVVNLPNGSSNGGVSDSSNNAKWFRSGLDLNSGPGGHETDEAALVQRQLSSSGSLPLRDEARMYQMSGGTLKRKEPDGGWDGGGYK is encoded by the exons ATGCATGGGAGGAAGAAAGGTCATCGTCGTCTGCTTATGCTTAGACCTCCTTCGCGTCTAATCTCAaccgcttcttcttcttcgtctctctctctctcttcaccttcttcctTCTCTAAG GACGGGAGGAGGATTAGTGTTGGTGACTGTGCTCTGTTCAAGCCGCCTCAGGATTGTCCACCGTTCATTGGTTTGATCCGTTTGCTGGTTCCGGAACGAGAAGGAGGAGGTAGCTTTAAGGTTCGTGTGAATTGGCTGTATCGACCCGGTGAGTTGAAGCTTGGGAAGGGCGTCCTTTTGGAGGCTCAGCCTAACGAGATCTTTTACTCCTTTCACGAGGATGAGATACCTGCTGCGTCTTTGCTTCATCCGTGTAAAGTTACCTTTCTTCCCAGAGGCGTTGAACTCCCATCTGGAATCTCTTCGTTTGTTTGCTGGAGGGTTTATGATGTTATGAATGAGTCTATTTGGTGGCTCACTGATCAAGATTATATCGAT gAACGTCAACAAGAAGTAGATAAGTTATTGTGTAAGAGTTTACAGCAGTGTGGTTGTTCTCCTATGTTAACAACATCTCAAGTGAAAACAGGAACAGAAGGTATGCAGAACAGTAGCTCCTCTTCTTCACAGGGCAAGGGAAGGAAGAGAGAGCGTGGTGATCAGGGTTCTGAATCTGTGAAAAGGGAACGTCCGAGCCGAGGTGATGATAGCGGTTCTGGTTTTGTAAGAAAAGAAAGCAGTTTGAAGTCTGAGATTGCAAAAATTACTGAGAGAGGGAGGCTAGTGGATTCTGAAGGGGTTGAGAAATTGGTACAGCTCATGCTACCTGagaagaatgagaagaagaCAGATTTGATTGGGCGGTCCATTCTTGCAAGTGCTGTAGCAGCAACAGACAAGTTTGACTGTCTCAGTCGTTTCGTCCAGCTGAGGGGTTTATCTGTTTTTGATGAGTGGCTACAGGAGGTTCATAGAAGGAAAATTGGGGATGGGAGCAGTCCCAAAGAAAATGATAGATCAGTGGACGAGTTTCTTTTGATTTTACTACGTGCTCTTGACAAGCTGCCTGTGAATCTCAATGCTCTTCAGACTTGCAACATTGGGAAGTCTGTTAATCGATTGCGATCACATAAGAACTCAGAAATTGGGAAAAAGGCAAGGAGCTTGGTTGATACATGGAAGAAACGTGTTGAGGCAGAAATGGATGCCAAGCCTGGAAGACCTCGTCAGTCTGAAGTTTCCCATGGCAGTAGACACTCAGTTGTATCCTTTGATGCAACCAAGACATCAGTGTCTCATCTACATCCTTTTAAGTCCGTGTCCGGTATTTCAGATAACAGCGTGAAGTCTGCAACCACCTCTCCAAGTTCTACTAGATCAGCCCCATCACCTGGAACAGGTGTTGCTGTTGCTAACGTTGGGCAGCAAAAAAATACTGTTGCAGTCCACGCAGAAGGTGGGCTGAGCAGGAGCATCTCATCACAAAGAACTGTAACTTTTGAGAAAGCTGAAGGTTGTAGCAATAAGTTGTTGGTTAAGCTGCCTAAATGTGGTGAACGTGGTGGTGAGCACGAGAAGGCTGTTAATGAGTCTAGTAAAATAGAAGATATTGTCAAGCCCACGTCTCCTACCTCGGGAGATGATGTCAAAACTGAAAAAGGGCATGGTGAATCACACAGCTTAATGAATGCTTTGATTGAAAGTTGTGTCAGGGACTCTGAGGCGAATGCATGTGTGGCTGGTGCAGATGATGTTGGAATGAATCTTCTAGCTACTGTTGCTGCTGATGAAATGTCCAAATCCCCTGTTGCATCACCCTCGGTATCTCGGGTTTCAGATTCTTTGGATGGCTTGCCTAGCGAGCAAGCGGATAATGTGAATCTCACCATTGTTGAACATGTCAGTAGTAGTGGCGAGCAGTTGGCCGTTGTAGAGAATGAAAATGATTCTAAGCCGGGAGATCTTGATGAGAACTCCGATTCAGAAATCGAAGAGTTGCAAAGATTGGTGGATCAGTGCCTAGAAAGCAATGAAAATTCAGATGATATTGCCCCAACCGCTGGGCACACATCAGGCATTGGGGGAAACATTTCTGATGATGGTGATAGTGGGGTAGTTAGTGACCTAAAGACTGATGAGATATCAGAGACAGATCGAGTGGCAGATACAGTGATGAGGACAGGAAACTCTGCCCTACGTATATGTAAAACCATTGGCATAAGTCAAAATGCAGATTCTTTGACTGCTGAAGATTCACACTTGGAGGCTGCTGGTGGTGCTCAGGTGGAAGATAAACCAAAGGTGATATTAAGTTCTGAGCTAGTTAATAAAATGGGTGAAGTGGTTTCAGTTTTGTCAGAGTTTGCCAAGGATAGGAGTACTGAAAATGTTGATAGATCGATGCCAGAGAAATTGTCTGATGATAATGATTGTGGTGGAACAGCTAACGATCGAAAGGCTGCTTGTACATCAGTGGAAACTTCTGCGCCAGCTGAATGTAAAGCCATCGTATTATGTCCCAAAGTAGATTCCTTGGCTGTTGCAAATTCGCACTCTGATGTAGTCGATGATAACAAGAAAGAGCAGAAACCCCCGGTAGTCTTGAGTTCCGAGTTGGTTAAAGAAACGGGTGAAGATGTAAAAGTTTCGTCTGGGTTCTCCAAGGGAGTGGCTGCAGAAAAGATCGACATAGGGATTAATCATGTGAACCAAACagataaaaagaacaaacctgTGACAGCTCATCTGGACTCATCTGTAACTAAGATTGAAGTTGAGCATGTGGAGGCGTCTCTAAAGAGTGCTGAAGTCGGAAAACAGTGCGCCACGACAACATGTGCTGATGGGCATGAAACAGAGGAATGTACCTCTGTTGCCAAAGATGTCCCTTCAGTTTCAGCTTTAGCAGGGTCAGAGCTGGAAGCCGGAGTTAAATTTGACCTAAATGAAGCTTTCAATGGGGATGACACACGAAAGGAGAATTCAAGTAACTTCTCTGGATCGTTGTCTTTGACATCTACTCCTTTACAAACCAGTCGACCTCCTGCATCCATTACAGTTGCTGCTGCTGCAAAGGGTGCTTTTGTTCCGCGTGATGATCTGTTGAGAAATAAACCAGCTGTTGGGTGGAGAGGATCTGCTGCCACTAGCGCCTTCAGACCAGCTGAGCCAAGAAAAGTCCAAGAGGTGGCTTCCTGTGATGCTTCTACAACCGCTGGCAAGCAAACAAAGACACTCTTGGACTTCGACCTAAATGTACCGGATGAAAGAGTTCTTGAAGAGCTGCCTTCCCAAAGATTTGCCAATCCCACAAATCCCTCTGGTGTACTGGATCTTGATCTAAACAGACTTGATGATCCAGCCGATATGAATAATCATACAGTAAGCAGTGGTCATCGGGTGAATTCAACTTTTCAACAGACAAACTTATCTTCTGGTGGTAGTAGGGATTTTGATTTAAACGATGGACCTGCTGTTGATGATGTTAACGTTGTTGAGTCATCTCTGGGTTTTAGTCAAAATTCCCGAAGTGCACAGCCAGTGATCAGTGGAATAAGGCCTGGCTTCTCATCTTGGTTTCCTGCTGTTAACAATTATTCAGCAATGAGTATTCCTCAAGTATTGCCTGAACGAGGCAGTGGACCGCAGAGAATGGTGGGTCCAACATCTGAAGTTTCATCATATACACCTGATATGTGCAGAGGCCCTGTTTTACTGTCTTCTCCAGCAGTTTCATTCCCACCATCAGCATTTCAGTATCCTGGGTTCCCTTTTGGTTCCAGCTTTCCTCTTTCCTCAGCAAATTTTTCAGGTGCTTCAACACCATACATGGACTCTTCATCAAGTGGCAGGCTATGCTTCCCTCCTGTCAACTCTCAAATATTGGGTCCAGGAGTTGCCATCCCTTCTAATTACCCAAGGCCGTATGTTGTTAATCTCCCAAACGGTAGTAGCAATGGTGGAGTTTCGGACAGCAGCAACAATGCAAAATGGTTTAGATCTGGTCTTGACTTGAACTCTGGACCAGGAGGGCATGAAACTGATGAAGCAGCACTCGTACAAAGACAACTATCTTCCTCTGGCTCTTTACCTTTGAGAGACGAAGCAAGAATGTATCAAATGTCAGGTGGTACTCTCAAGAGGAAGGAACCAGACGGTGGGTGGGATGGAGGAGGATATAAGTAA
- the LOC106362715 gene encoding uncharacterized protein LOC106362715 isoform X2: MLTTSQVKTGTEGMQNSSSSSSQGKGRKRERGDQGSESVKRERPSRGDDSGSGFVRKESSLKSEIAKITERGRLVDSEGVEKLVQLMLPEKNEKKTDLIGRSILASAVAATDKFDCLSRFVQLRGLSVFDEWLQEVHRRKIGDGSSPKENDRSVDEFLLILLRALDKLPVNLNALQTCNIGKSVNRLRSHKNSEIGKKARSLVDTWKKRVEAEMDAKPGRPRQSEVSHGSRHSVVSFDATKTSVSHLHPFKSVSGISDNSVKSATTSPSSTRSAPSPGTGVAVANVGQQKNTVAVHAEGGLSRSISSQRTVTFEKAEGCSNKLLVKLPKCGERGGEHEKAVNESSKIEDIVKPTSPTSGDDVKTEKGHGESHSLMNALIESCVRDSEANACVAGADDVGMNLLATVAADEMSKSPVASPSVSRVSDSLDGLPSEQADNVNLTIVEHVSSSGEQLAVVENENDSKPGDLDENSDSEIEELQRLVDQCLESNENSDDIAPTAGHTSGIGGNISDDGDSGVVSDLKTDEISETDRVADTVMRTGNSALRICKTIGISQNADSLTAEDSHLEAAGGAQVEDKPKVILSSELVNKMGEVVSVLSEFAKDRSTENVDRSMPEKLSDDNDCGGTANDRKAACTSVETSAPAECKAIVLCPKVDSLAVANSHSDVVDDNKKEQKPPVVLSSELVKETGEDVKVSSGFSKGVAAEKIDIGINHVNQTDKKNKPVTAHLDSSVTKIEVEHVEASLKSAEVGKQCATTTCADGHETEECTSVAKDVPSVSALAGSELEAGVKFDLNEAFNGDDTRKENSSNFSGSLSLTSTPLQTSRPPASITVAAAAKGAFVPRDDLLRNKPAVGWRGSAATSAFRPAEPRKVQEVASCDASTTAGKQTKTLLDFDLNVPDERVLEELPSQRFANPTNPSGVLDLDLNRLDDPADMNNHTVSSGHRVNSTFQQTNLSSGGSRDFDLNDGPAVDDVNVVESSLGFSQNSRSAQPVISGIRPGFSSWFPAVNNYSAMSIPQVLPERGSGPQRMVGPTSEVSSYTPDMCRGPVLLSSPAVSFPPSAFQYPGFPFGSSFPLSSANFSGASTPYMDSSSSGRLCFPPVNSQILGPGVAIPSNYPRPYVVNLPNGSSNGGVSDSSNNAKWFRSGLDLNSGPGGHETDEAALVQRQLSSSGSLPLRDEARMYQMSGGTLKRKEPDGGWDGGGYK, encoded by the coding sequence ATGTTAACAACATCTCAAGTGAAAACAGGAACAGAAGGTATGCAGAACAGTAGCTCCTCTTCTTCACAGGGCAAGGGAAGGAAGAGAGAGCGTGGTGATCAGGGTTCTGAATCTGTGAAAAGGGAACGTCCGAGCCGAGGTGATGATAGCGGTTCTGGTTTTGTAAGAAAAGAAAGCAGTTTGAAGTCTGAGATTGCAAAAATTACTGAGAGAGGGAGGCTAGTGGATTCTGAAGGGGTTGAGAAATTGGTACAGCTCATGCTACCTGagaagaatgagaagaagaCAGATTTGATTGGGCGGTCCATTCTTGCAAGTGCTGTAGCAGCAACAGACAAGTTTGACTGTCTCAGTCGTTTCGTCCAGCTGAGGGGTTTATCTGTTTTTGATGAGTGGCTACAGGAGGTTCATAGAAGGAAAATTGGGGATGGGAGCAGTCCCAAAGAAAATGATAGATCAGTGGACGAGTTTCTTTTGATTTTACTACGTGCTCTTGACAAGCTGCCTGTGAATCTCAATGCTCTTCAGACTTGCAACATTGGGAAGTCTGTTAATCGATTGCGATCACATAAGAACTCAGAAATTGGGAAAAAGGCAAGGAGCTTGGTTGATACATGGAAGAAACGTGTTGAGGCAGAAATGGATGCCAAGCCTGGAAGACCTCGTCAGTCTGAAGTTTCCCATGGCAGTAGACACTCAGTTGTATCCTTTGATGCAACCAAGACATCAGTGTCTCATCTACATCCTTTTAAGTCCGTGTCCGGTATTTCAGATAACAGCGTGAAGTCTGCAACCACCTCTCCAAGTTCTACTAGATCAGCCCCATCACCTGGAACAGGTGTTGCTGTTGCTAACGTTGGGCAGCAAAAAAATACTGTTGCAGTCCACGCAGAAGGTGGGCTGAGCAGGAGCATCTCATCACAAAGAACTGTAACTTTTGAGAAAGCTGAAGGTTGTAGCAATAAGTTGTTGGTTAAGCTGCCTAAATGTGGTGAACGTGGTGGTGAGCACGAGAAGGCTGTTAATGAGTCTAGTAAAATAGAAGATATTGTCAAGCCCACGTCTCCTACCTCGGGAGATGATGTCAAAACTGAAAAAGGGCATGGTGAATCACACAGCTTAATGAATGCTTTGATTGAAAGTTGTGTCAGGGACTCTGAGGCGAATGCATGTGTGGCTGGTGCAGATGATGTTGGAATGAATCTTCTAGCTACTGTTGCTGCTGATGAAATGTCCAAATCCCCTGTTGCATCACCCTCGGTATCTCGGGTTTCAGATTCTTTGGATGGCTTGCCTAGCGAGCAAGCGGATAATGTGAATCTCACCATTGTTGAACATGTCAGTAGTAGTGGCGAGCAGTTGGCCGTTGTAGAGAATGAAAATGATTCTAAGCCGGGAGATCTTGATGAGAACTCCGATTCAGAAATCGAAGAGTTGCAAAGATTGGTGGATCAGTGCCTAGAAAGCAATGAAAATTCAGATGATATTGCCCCAACCGCTGGGCACACATCAGGCATTGGGGGAAACATTTCTGATGATGGTGATAGTGGGGTAGTTAGTGACCTAAAGACTGATGAGATATCAGAGACAGATCGAGTGGCAGATACAGTGATGAGGACAGGAAACTCTGCCCTACGTATATGTAAAACCATTGGCATAAGTCAAAATGCAGATTCTTTGACTGCTGAAGATTCACACTTGGAGGCTGCTGGTGGTGCTCAGGTGGAAGATAAACCAAAGGTGATATTAAGTTCTGAGCTAGTTAATAAAATGGGTGAAGTGGTTTCAGTTTTGTCAGAGTTTGCCAAGGATAGGAGTACTGAAAATGTTGATAGATCGATGCCAGAGAAATTGTCTGATGATAATGATTGTGGTGGAACAGCTAACGATCGAAAGGCTGCTTGTACATCAGTGGAAACTTCTGCGCCAGCTGAATGTAAAGCCATCGTATTATGTCCCAAAGTAGATTCCTTGGCTGTTGCAAATTCGCACTCTGATGTAGTCGATGATAACAAGAAAGAGCAGAAACCCCCGGTAGTCTTGAGTTCCGAGTTGGTTAAAGAAACGGGTGAAGATGTAAAAGTTTCGTCTGGGTTCTCCAAGGGAGTGGCTGCAGAAAAGATCGACATAGGGATTAATCATGTGAACCAAACagataaaaagaacaaacctgTGACAGCTCATCTGGACTCATCTGTAACTAAGATTGAAGTTGAGCATGTGGAGGCGTCTCTAAAGAGTGCTGAAGTCGGAAAACAGTGCGCCACGACAACATGTGCTGATGGGCATGAAACAGAGGAATGTACCTCTGTTGCCAAAGATGTCCCTTCAGTTTCAGCTTTAGCAGGGTCAGAGCTGGAAGCCGGAGTTAAATTTGACCTAAATGAAGCTTTCAATGGGGATGACACACGAAAGGAGAATTCAAGTAACTTCTCTGGATCGTTGTCTTTGACATCTACTCCTTTACAAACCAGTCGACCTCCTGCATCCATTACAGTTGCTGCTGCTGCAAAGGGTGCTTTTGTTCCGCGTGATGATCTGTTGAGAAATAAACCAGCTGTTGGGTGGAGAGGATCTGCTGCCACTAGCGCCTTCAGACCAGCTGAGCCAAGAAAAGTCCAAGAGGTGGCTTCCTGTGATGCTTCTACAACCGCTGGCAAGCAAACAAAGACACTCTTGGACTTCGACCTAAATGTACCGGATGAAAGAGTTCTTGAAGAGCTGCCTTCCCAAAGATTTGCCAATCCCACAAATCCCTCTGGTGTACTGGATCTTGATCTAAACAGACTTGATGATCCAGCCGATATGAATAATCATACAGTAAGCAGTGGTCATCGGGTGAATTCAACTTTTCAACAGACAAACTTATCTTCTGGTGGTAGTAGGGATTTTGATTTAAACGATGGACCTGCTGTTGATGATGTTAACGTTGTTGAGTCATCTCTGGGTTTTAGTCAAAATTCCCGAAGTGCACAGCCAGTGATCAGTGGAATAAGGCCTGGCTTCTCATCTTGGTTTCCTGCTGTTAACAATTATTCAGCAATGAGTATTCCTCAAGTATTGCCTGAACGAGGCAGTGGACCGCAGAGAATGGTGGGTCCAACATCTGAAGTTTCATCATATACACCTGATATGTGCAGAGGCCCTGTTTTACTGTCTTCTCCAGCAGTTTCATTCCCACCATCAGCATTTCAGTATCCTGGGTTCCCTTTTGGTTCCAGCTTTCCTCTTTCCTCAGCAAATTTTTCAGGTGCTTCAACACCATACATGGACTCTTCATCAAGTGGCAGGCTATGCTTCCCTCCTGTCAACTCTCAAATATTGGGTCCAGGAGTTGCCATCCCTTCTAATTACCCAAGGCCGTATGTTGTTAATCTCCCAAACGGTAGTAGCAATGGTGGAGTTTCGGACAGCAGCAACAATGCAAAATGGTTTAGATCTGGTCTTGACTTGAACTCTGGACCAGGAGGGCATGAAACTGATGAAGCAGCACTCGTACAAAGACAACTATCTTCCTCTGGCTCTTTACCTTTGAGAGACGAAGCAAGAATGTATCAAATGTCAGGTGGTACTCTCAAGAGGAAGGAACCAGACGGTGGGTGGGATGGAGGAGGATATAAGTAA